In Gemmatimonadaceae bacterium, the following are encoded in one genomic region:
- a CDS encoding WYL domain-containing protein yields MNDSTTQPSGDMDAGEGTPNPKLQRWVDLVASLLARKFPATFTQLAADVPAYANELAETERLPAGAERTRRRESLKREFERDKDELRKFGIPIVPVADEDGNAGGAYRLERRDFYLPYLCCAVPDAPATAPPRVDAYGYHALAALTFEADELQAVVDAAALVRTLGDPMLALEAEGAMRKLAIDLPLDAMAPSAGEPHIVAARTRPDAATFEALGDALRRRKRVSFEYHAMSTDRAERRTVEPYGLFFLSGHWYLAARDCGRQELRNFRLNRMSAVSVNGQRTQRADYEIPATFRLRDHGRSRHAWELGDGDALTVDVAFRGESGPTVAAMKLGSDVPGAGDQRRFTVRRADVFARWLLSFGGELAPVAPASMVEAFRTLARETCTLYGRPSPDPLPAPTAMPPAATPRRARAVEPWSATGAVAQFRRILLLVPQIANGEEHDVEEVARRIGTTVAVLQKDLFSLVTRYDAPAGFVDGVSAYVENGRVSARSDHFLRPMRLTVPELCALELGLAVLRTQRPPDERGALDRARDRLRQVIAKLPSDTIPDGVHGASLGEATHTEHLAALRRAMRDQRTLRLVYRRSGSETPGQRVIHPYMFVASSGMLYAIAHCETSNAIRVFRLDRIESAMVGDETFERPREIDVGRVLQDGRVLQHDGMRTMRIRYSPRIARWIAERERRVLAADESLVMDHPLADEAWGIRHVLQYGPDAELLAPAAMRDMLRQRLSALTES; encoded by the coding sequence GTGAACGACAGCACGACGCAACCGTCAGGAGACATGGACGCCGGCGAGGGGACCCCAAACCCGAAATTGCAGCGGTGGGTCGACCTCGTGGCATCGCTCCTCGCGCGCAAGTTCCCGGCAACGTTCACGCAACTGGCCGCCGACGTCCCGGCGTACGCCAACGAGCTGGCGGAGACCGAGCGCCTCCCGGCGGGGGCGGAGCGCACACGGCGTCGCGAATCGCTCAAGCGCGAGTTCGAGCGCGACAAGGACGAACTCAGGAAGTTCGGGATTCCGATCGTTCCCGTGGCCGATGAGGACGGCAACGCCGGCGGTGCGTATCGACTCGAGCGTCGCGACTTCTATCTCCCCTACCTCTGCTGTGCCGTTCCCGATGCCCCGGCCACCGCGCCGCCACGCGTCGACGCGTACGGCTATCACGCACTCGCGGCGCTGACGTTCGAGGCCGACGAACTGCAGGCGGTGGTGGACGCGGCGGCGCTCGTGCGAACCCTCGGCGACCCGATGCTGGCGCTGGAGGCCGAGGGGGCGATGCGCAAGCTGGCGATCGACCTTCCCCTCGACGCCATGGCGCCCTCGGCTGGCGAGCCGCACATCGTGGCAGCGCGCACCCGCCCCGACGCCGCGACGTTCGAGGCGTTAGGCGATGCGCTGCGCCGCCGCAAGCGCGTGTCGTTCGAGTACCACGCCATGAGCACCGACCGCGCCGAGCGCCGCACGGTGGAGCCATACGGGCTCTTCTTCCTCAGCGGTCACTGGTACCTCGCGGCGCGTGACTGCGGTCGCCAGGAGTTGCGCAACTTCCGCCTCAACCGGATGTCGGCCGTGTCGGTGAACGGCCAGCGCACGCAGCGCGCCGACTACGAGATCCCGGCAACGTTCCGCCTGCGTGACCATGGCCGCTCGCGCCATGCCTGGGAGCTGGGGGACGGCGACGCGTTGACCGTGGACGTCGCTTTTCGCGGTGAATCTGGGCCGACCGTGGCGGCGATGAAGCTGGGGAGTGACGTTCCGGGGGCGGGCGACCAGCGTCGCTTCACCGTGCGGCGCGCCGACGTCTTCGCGCGCTGGCTCCTGTCGTTTGGCGGCGAGCTCGCGCCAGTTGCCCCCGCATCGATGGTCGAGGCGTTCCGCACGCTGGCGCGCGAGACGTGCACGCTGTATGGGCGTCCCTCGCCGGACCCGCTCCCCGCGCCGACAGCGATGCCGCCAGCCGCAACTCCACGCCGCGCCCGCGCCGTCGAGCCGTGGAGCGCCACCGGGGCCGTGGCGCAGTTTCGGCGCATCCTCCTCCTCGTGCCGCAGATTGCCAACGGCGAGGAACATGACGTCGAGGAGGTTGCACGCCGCATCGGGACCACGGTCGCGGTGCTGCAGAAGGACCTCTTCTCGCTCGTGACGCGCTACGATGCACCTGCCGGCTTCGTGGATGGCGTGTCGGCATATGTCGAGAATGGGCGCGTGTCGGCTCGCTCCGATCACTTCCTGCGCCCCATGCGCCTCACCGTGCCCGAGCTGTGTGCCCTCGAGCTGGGGCTCGCCGTGTTGCGCACGCAGCGCCCGCCTGACGAGCGCGGCGCGCTGGACCGCGCGCGCGATCGGCTGCGCCAGGTGATCGCCAAGCTTCCCTCGGACACCATTCCCGATGGCGTGCACGGCGCGTCGCTCGGCGAGGCCACGCACACCGAGCACCTGGCGGCGTTGCGGCGCGCCATGCGCGACCAGCGCACGCTCCGCCTCGTGTACCGCAGGTCGGGGAGCGAGACACCCGGCCAGCGCGTGATTCACCCGTACATGTTCGTGGCCAGCAGCGGGATGCTGTACGCGATTGCCCACTGCGAGACGTCGAACGCCATCCGGGTCTTCCGCCTCGATCGCATCGAATCGGCGATGGTGGGCGACGAGACGTTCGAGCGCCCGCGGGAGATCGATGTCGGGCGCGTCCTGCAGGACGGGCGTGTCCTGCAGCACGACGGCATGCGGACGATGCGCATCCGGTACTCGCCGCGCATCGCGCGCTGGATCGCCGAGCGCGAACGGCGCGTGCTTGCAGCCGACGAGTCGCTCGTGATGGACCACCCGCTGGCCGACGAGGCGTGGGGCATTCGCCACGTGCTGCAGTACGGCCCCGACGCGGAACTGCTTGCGCCGGCCGCCATGCGTGACATGCTGCGCCAGCGCCTGTCGGCACTCACGGAATCGTGA
- the recD gene encoding exodeoxyribonuclease V subunit alpha, with product MTSREVVGATPGASEGMDGIDGTVASFEVRDLLAALHSERALESIDVQLAEMCVRRGEVGDEALAVALAAALVSRARREGHSALTLEQLARQARAAVRLVAAAVEAAGAPVPEGLPDGDDAWWGDVLARSRVVSDGVTPPVVPLVLRDGVVQFRRYFDAERRIAQHVQRLVALGAERGADAFSIITGGPGTGKTTRVAEMLVDWARQGRGMRVALAAPTGKAAARLTDSIRQRLDAIERETGTRAPFPGEARTLHRLLGYHPQHDTFRFNANDPLDDDLVIVDEASMVDVLLLDALLRALKSGARLMLVGDHNQLASVDAGDVLGALCRAAFAEPEGSALRHSVDLLTHSWRFERHPAIGMLAASILAGDADQVLQTLGSDAHAEAQWRSPAADTDALVAPLVPNLERCLAATTSGELLHALDAFRILAPEREGRLGVSGINAAVERWLLTRGHSVKDHWYHRRPVLVTANDYTTGVFNGDIGVVWRDDERGRAMVHFRANDGTIRGVAPTRLPACETAWAMTVHKSQGSEFDDVMVVVPDYESRVMSRELLYTAATRARQSVTLVGSHAAIRAAVARTTGRTSGLEARMADARRANPVRQQPA from the coding sequence GTGACGTCGCGTGAGGTGGTGGGCGCAACGCCCGGTGCGTCGGAGGGGATGGACGGCATCGATGGGACGGTGGCGTCGTTCGAGGTGCGCGACCTGCTGGCGGCGCTTCACTCGGAGCGGGCGCTGGAGTCGATCGACGTGCAGCTGGCGGAAATGTGCGTGCGCCGCGGCGAGGTGGGAGACGAGGCGCTCGCCGTCGCGCTGGCCGCGGCGCTGGTTTCGCGCGCGCGGCGCGAGGGGCACAGCGCGCTCACGCTCGAGCAACTCGCGCGTCAGGCGCGCGCGGCGGTGCGCCTGGTCGCCGCGGCGGTGGAGGCAGCCGGCGCGCCCGTCCCCGAAGGGCTGCCGGACGGCGACGATGCGTGGTGGGGTGACGTGCTGGCGCGCTCACGTGTGGTGAGCGATGGCGTCACGCCGCCCGTGGTCCCACTCGTCCTGCGCGATGGCGTCGTGCAATTCCGCCGCTACTTCGACGCGGAGCGGCGCATCGCGCAGCACGTGCAACGACTGGTGGCGCTGGGGGCCGAGCGCGGGGCCGATGCCTTCTCCATCATCACCGGCGGGCCCGGCACGGGAAAGACGACGCGCGTGGCGGAGATGCTGGTGGATTGGGCGCGCCAGGGGCGCGGGATGCGCGTTGCCCTCGCCGCGCCCACCGGAAAGGCGGCGGCGCGCCTCACCGACTCCATTCGCCAGCGACTCGACGCCATCGAACGCGAAACGGGGACGCGCGCCCCGTTTCCCGGCGAGGCGCGCACGCTCCACCGCTTGTTAGGCTATCACCCGCAGCACGACACCTTCCGCTTCAACGCCAACGACCCGCTCGATGACGACCTGGTGATCGTCGACGAGGCGTCGATGGTGGATGTGCTCCTCCTCGACGCGCTCCTGCGCGCCCTCAAGTCCGGCGCCCGCCTCATGCTCGTCGGCGACCACAACCAGCTGGCCTCGGTCGACGCAGGCGACGTGCTCGGCGCCCTCTGCCGCGCGGCGTTCGCCGAGCCGGAGGGGAGCGCGCTGCGGCACTCGGTCGACCTCCTCACGCACTCCTGGCGCTTCGAGCGGCACCCCGCCATCGGGATGCTCGCCGCGTCGATCCTGGCTGGCGATGCCGACCAGGTGCTGCAGACGTTAGGCAGCGATGCGCATGCCGAGGCGCAGTGGCGCTCTCCCGCCGCCGACACCGATGCGCTGGTCGCGCCGCTGGTCCCCAACCTCGAGCGCTGCCTGGCGGCCACGACGTCCGGTGAACTGCTCCACGCGCTCGACGCCTTCCGCATCCTGGCCCCCGAGCGCGAGGGGCGCCTTGGCGTGAGCGGGATCAATGCCGCCGTGGAGCGCTGGCTCCTCACGCGCGGCCACTCGGTAAAGGATCACTGGTACCACCGGCGCCCGGTGCTGGTGACAGCCAACGACTACACGACTGGCGTGTTCAACGGCGACATCGGCGTGGTATGGCGCGACGACGAGCGCGGGCGCGCCATGGTACACTTCCGGGCCAACGATGGAACGATCCGCGGCGTCGCCCCCACGCGCCTTCCGGCGTGCGAGACGGCGTGGGCCATGACGGTACACAAGTCGCAGGGGTCGGAGTTCGACGACGTGATGGTCGTCGTTCCCGACTACGAGAGCCGCGTCATGAGTCGCGAGCTGCTCTACACGGCGGCCACGCGGGCGCGACAGAGCGTCACGCTCGTGGGAAGCCATGCCGCGATTCGCGCGGCGGTGGCGCGTACCACCGGGCGCACCAGCGGGTTGGAGGCGCGCATGGCTGACGCACGGCGCGCGAACCCGGTTCGCCAGCAGCCGGCGTGA
- a CDS encoding UvrD-helicase domain-containing protein, which produces MTPNAPAPFRALDVSLDPGITLVEASAGTGKTFAITRLLLRLLLERKVESLARILVVTFTEKATQELVTRIRTTLREAEQVWSNSPPERTARNGDLFALAEEHGADGGAIIAAALRSLDDLAVFTIHGFCQRVLGESALESRIPFRTTFIEDDTEPFGRAARDWARKRLINDAADATLVVDSGKPFEGWVKSLVIPYRRHERTRIALDAADGAQGLLAHFTSVVHESFEEEKRRRHLRGFDDLLRTVKDVLIEEGSDGPLAQRIRARFGAALIDEFQDTDRTQYPIFSTAFAGCPLFLIGDPKQSIYRFRGADIRAYLRAASEASRRFTLLENYRSSDAYVRAVEALFTRMPLPFGVSEDEIDFPRVTAATTPEPPGTMAGDGRAALEWWWVDGSHRSRGIVSKEAAAEMINDEIAHEIVQLQQRGVPYGRMAVLVRYNRSARALKRVLDRARIPAVIGADDDVLQSDEANEIVRLATAMADPGDGGAVRSALATRLWGSDAREVASMLRPEQEGAWQGLVERLTAARESWRSRGFAVAMSELLAERDMTARLLALPDGERRMTNVRHVIELLHDEWAEAAVPPEGFAAWMARERTVPNTPLRRELRLETDSAAVQLLTVHKAKGLEFDVVFCPELWDRKAEKAVAFKVIPANVVEGEEGILDLGGTEHDARLKAQAREMDEEELRLTYVALTRAIHRCYVVFGEIGKPGKASVHASLASESALGWLLRDAESGTASRATLQAMVSASGGTMAMREVGHTVWNAVAPALPPVATVPRPRTLQLARGQLATWQLTSFTALVADTHSEEGRDVADPLLLRSEPHERRATVGFRAFPAGRVGGIALHDVFESLDFSRPLEPRSREMVQRTLGRHGILDDVDTAEQRVDDVMGMLDTVCRAPVPGGGFSLAEIPLRAGVREWRFDLSVASASVRRIADALALHGSAHARAYVPFLRTLRDSAVGGYLSGVIDLAFERDGQWWVMDWKSNHPGDDDDDYAPAALSNAMMQAHYTLQYHLYCLALHRHLRVRQRDYDPSRHWGGVAYVFLRGVDGASDRGWFRDAPTPALLDALDIALGRRA; this is translated from the coding sequence ATGACGCCTAACGCGCCCGCGCCGTTCCGCGCGCTCGACGTCTCGCTCGATCCCGGCATCACGCTCGTGGAGGCCAGCGCCGGGACGGGGAAGACATTCGCCATCACGCGCCTCCTCCTTCGCCTCCTCCTGGAACGCAAGGTCGAATCGCTCGCGCGCATCCTCGTCGTCACCTTCACCGAGAAGGCGACGCAGGAGCTGGTCACGCGCATTCGCACCACGCTGCGTGAAGCCGAGCAGGTGTGGAGCAACTCGCCCCCCGAGCGCACGGCCCGCAACGGCGACCTGTTCGCGCTCGCGGAGGAGCACGGCGCCGACGGTGGCGCGATCATCGCCGCGGCGCTGCGTTCGCTCGATGATCTCGCGGTCTTCACCATCCACGGCTTCTGCCAGCGCGTGCTGGGCGAGAGCGCGCTCGAATCGCGCATCCCCTTCCGCACGACCTTCATCGAGGACGATACCGAGCCGTTCGGCCGCGCGGCGCGCGACTGGGCGCGCAAGCGATTGATCAACGACGCCGCCGATGCAACGCTCGTCGTCGACAGCGGCAAGCCGTTCGAGGGGTGGGTGAAGAGCCTGGTGATCCCGTATCGTCGCCACGAGAGGACGCGCATCGCGCTCGATGCGGCCGATGGCGCGCAGGGGTTGCTGGCGCACTTCACCTCGGTGGTGCACGAGTCGTTCGAGGAGGAAAAGCGGCGCCGCCACCTGCGCGGGTTCGACGACTTGCTGCGCACCGTCAAGGATGTCCTCATCGAGGAGGGGAGCGACGGCCCACTGGCGCAGCGTATCCGCGCGCGCTTCGGGGCGGCGCTCATCGACGAGTTCCAGGACACCGACCGCACGCAGTATCCGATCTTCTCCACGGCGTTCGCGGGGTGTCCGCTCTTCCTCATCGGCGATCCCAAGCAGTCGATCTACCGCTTTCGCGGGGCCGACATCCGGGCCTACCTCCGCGCAGCGAGTGAAGCGTCGCGCCGCTTCACGCTGTTGGAGAACTACCGCTCCAGCGATGCCTACGTGCGTGCTGTGGAGGCGTTGTTCACGCGGATGCCGTTGCCGTTCGGGGTGAGCGAGGACGAGATCGACTTCCCGCGCGTGACGGCGGCCACGACGCCGGAACCGCCGGGGACCATGGCGGGCGACGGTCGCGCGGCGCTGGAGTGGTGGTGGGTCGACGGGAGCCATCGAAGTCGCGGCATTGTCTCGAAGGAGGCAGCCGCAGAGATGATCAATGACGAGATCGCGCACGAGATCGTGCAGCTGCAACAGCGTGGCGTGCCATACGGCAGGATGGCGGTGCTGGTGCGCTACAATCGCAGCGCACGCGCCCTCAAGCGCGTGCTGGACCGCGCGCGCATCCCGGCGGTGATCGGCGCCGACGACGACGTGCTGCAATCGGACGAAGCCAACGAGATCGTGCGCCTGGCGACGGCCATGGCCGACCCCGGCGACGGCGGGGCGGTTCGCTCGGCGCTGGCGACGCGCCTGTGGGGGAGCGATGCGCGCGAGGTCGCGTCGATGCTGCGTCCGGAGCAGGAGGGGGCGTGGCAGGGGCTCGTGGAGCGCCTGACGGCGGCGCGCGAGTCGTGGCGCTCGCGCGGTTTCGCGGTGGCGATGAGCGAGCTGCTGGCGGAGCGTGACATGACGGCGCGCCTCCTCGCCCTCCCCGACGGTGAGCGCCGCATGACCAACGTGCGGCACGTGATCGAGCTGCTGCACGATGAGTGGGCCGAAGCGGCCGTCCCCCCCGAGGGGTTCGCGGCGTGGATGGCGCGCGAGCGCACCGTCCCCAACACTCCGTTGCGCCGCGAACTGCGACTGGAGACCGACAGCGCCGCCGTGCAGCTCCTCACCGTGCACAAGGCCAAGGGGCTCGAGTTCGACGTCGTCTTCTGCCCCGAGCTGTGGGACCGCAAGGCGGAGAAGGCGGTCGCCTTCAAGGTGATTCCGGCCAACGTGGTGGAGGGAGAAGAAGGGATCCTCGACCTTGGCGGCACCGAGCACGACGCGCGGCTGAAGGCGCAGGCGCGGGAGATGGACGAGGAGGAGTTGCGCCTGACGTACGTGGCGCTGACGCGCGCCATTCATCGCTGCTACGTGGTGTTTGGGGAGATCGGGAAGCCGGGAAAAGCTTCGGTGCATGCGTCGCTGGCGAGCGAGTCGGCGCTCGGCTGGCTGTTGCGCGATGCGGAGAGTGGGACGGCCAGCCGTGCCACGCTGCAGGCGATGGTGTCGGCGAGCGGCGGGACGATGGCGATGCGCGAGGTGGGGCATACGGTGTGGAATGCCGTGGCGCCGGCGCTGCCGCCGGTCGCCACGGTCCCCAGGCCGCGCACGTTGCAGCTGGCGCGTGGCCAGCTCGCCACGTGGCAACTCACGTCGTTCACCGCCCTCGTGGCCGACACCCACAGCGAGGAGGGGCGCGACGTGGCCGATCCGCTCCTGTTGCGCAGCGAGCCCCACGAGCGGCGCGCGACAGTCGGCTTCCGCGCCTTCCCCGCCGGGCGCGTGGGCGGCATCGCGCTGCACGACGTCTTCGAGTCGCTCGACTTCTCCCGCCCCCTGGAGCCGCGCAGCCGCGAGATGGTGCAGCGCACGCTGGGGCGCCACGGCATCCTGGACGACGTGGACACGGCCGAGCAGCGCGTGGATGACGTGATGGGGATGCTCGACACCGTCTGCCGCGCCCCCGTGCCCGGTGGCGGCTTCTCGCTCGCCGAGATTCCGTTGCGCGCCGGCGTGCGCGAGTGGCGCTTCGACCTCTCCGTGGCGTCGGCGTCGGTCCGCCGGATCGCCGACGCGCTGGCACTGCACGGAAGCGCGCACGCGCGCGCCTATGTTCCATTCCTGCGCACGCTGCGAGATTCCGCCGTCGGCGGCTACCTGAGCGGGGTGATCGACCTGGCCTTCGAGCGCGATGGGCAGTGGTGGGTGATGGACTGGAAGTCGAACCACCCTGGCGACGACGATGACGACTACGCCCCCGCGGCGCTCTCCAACGCGATGATGCAGGCGCACTATACCTTGCAGTATCACCTGTATTGCCTGGCGCTGCACCGGCACCTGCGAGTGCGGCAGCGTGACTACGATCCGTCGCGGCACTGGGGAGGGGTGGCGTACGTCTTCCTGCGCGGCGTGGACGGCGCCTCGGACCGCGGGTGGTTCCGCGATGCACCCACCCCCGCGCTGCTCGACGCACTGGACATCGCGCTGGGGAGGCGGGCGTGA